The Streptomyces sp. Alt3 genome has a segment encoding these proteins:
- the resB gene encoding cytochrome c biogenesis protein ResB: MSNTNTTDERDLGQAGEQLSTAPREEPAASLPSMGVIGWARWFWRQLTSMRVALILLFMLSLGAIPGSLIPQNSVDELKVQTFKEAHTTVSPVYEKLQFFDVYSSVWFSAIYILLFVSLIGCIVPRTWQFVGQLRGRPPGAPKKLTRLPAYTTWRTDAEPEQVREVALSILRRRRFRSHVVGDAVAAEKGYLRETGNLLFHIALIVMLVAFAGGQLFKSEGGKLVVEGDGFANTITQYDDFKSGSLFDDDDLTPFSFDLQDFVGTYERNGPQRGTPRTYEARVTYAEGADGETRKKVIEVNKPLVVDGTKVYLNAHGYAPVISVKDGEGKEVYRSAVPLLPIDNNVTSTGAIKVMDGYKDKNGKKSQLGFQAFFVPTFAGDGQGTMFSQYPGLDYPVLALNGYYGSLGVDSGLPQNVYQLDTSKMKEFKDSNGDKLKKRLRPGETMKLPDGAGSITFESVEEWASFQITRQPASGWALTGAVAAIIGLAGSLFIQRRRVWVRAVRGADGVTVVEMAGLGRSESAKLPEELTDLAVALHTEAPTASGPDPDHRPEQPSEEPAEGAEK, encoded by the coding sequence ATGAGCAACACGAACACCACGGACGAGCGCGACCTCGGCCAGGCCGGGGAACAGCTCTCCACCGCTCCGCGCGAGGAGCCGGCGGCCTCCCTGCCCTCCATGGGCGTCATCGGCTGGGCCCGCTGGTTCTGGCGGCAGCTCACCTCCATGCGGGTCGCGCTGATCCTGCTGTTCATGCTGTCGCTCGGCGCCATCCCCGGCTCGCTGATCCCGCAGAACAGCGTGGACGAACTGAAGGTGCAGACCTTCAAGGAGGCCCACACCACCGTCAGCCCGGTCTACGAGAAGCTGCAGTTCTTCGACGTCTACAGTTCGGTGTGGTTCTCCGCGATCTACATCCTGCTGTTCGTCTCGCTGATCGGCTGCATCGTCCCGCGCACCTGGCAGTTCGTCGGGCAGCTGCGTGGCCGCCCGCCGGGCGCGCCGAAGAAGCTGACGCGGCTGCCGGCCTACACCACCTGGCGCACGGACGCGGAACCCGAGCAGGTCCGTGAGGTCGCCCTCTCCATCCTGCGCAGGCGGCGTTTCCGCTCGCACGTCGTCGGTGACGCGGTCGCGGCTGAGAAGGGCTATCTGCGCGAGACCGGGAACCTGCTCTTCCACATCGCGCTGATCGTCATGCTGGTCGCGTTCGCCGGTGGGCAGCTCTTCAAGTCCGAGGGCGGCAAACTGGTCGTCGAGGGCGACGGGTTCGCCAACACCATCACCCAGTACGACGACTTCAAGTCCGGTTCGCTCTTCGACGACGACGATCTCACCCCCTTCAGCTTCGACCTCCAGGACTTCGTCGGTACGTACGAGCGCAACGGCCCCCAGCGCGGGACGCCCCGCACCTACGAGGCACGCGTGACGTACGCCGAGGGCGCGGACGGGGAGACGAGGAAGAAGGTCATCGAGGTCAACAAGCCGCTCGTCGTCGACGGTACGAAGGTCTACCTCAACGCGCACGGCTACGCCCCGGTCATCTCCGTCAAGGACGGCGAGGGCAAGGAGGTCTACCGGAGCGCGGTGCCTCTGCTGCCCATCGACAACAACGTCACCTCGACCGGCGCGATCAAGGTGATGGACGGCTACAAGGACAAGAACGGCAAGAAGTCCCAGCTGGGCTTCCAGGCGTTCTTCGTGCCGACGTTCGCCGGTGACGGCCAGGGCACGATGTTCTCGCAGTACCCCGGCCTCGACTACCCGGTCCTCGCGCTCAACGGCTACTACGGCAGCCTCGGCGTGGACTCCGGGCTGCCGCAGAACGTCTACCAGCTCGACACGTCCAAGATGAAGGAATTCAAGGACAGCAACGGGGACAAGCTGAAGAAGCGGCTGCGCCCGGGGGAGACCATGAAGCTCCCCGACGGCGCGGGGTCGATCACCTTCGAGAGCGTCGAGGAGTGGGCCAGCTTCCAGATCACGCGTCAGCCCGCGAGCGGATGGGCGCTCACCGGCGCCGTCGCCGCCATCATCGGCCTCGCCGGATCGCTCTTCATCCAGCGCCGCCGGGTGTGGGTGCGGGCCGTGCGGGGGGCGGACGGTGTCACCGTCGTCGAGATGGCGGGCCTGGGACGCAGTGAGTCCGCGAAGCTCCCCGAGGAGCTGACCGACCTCGCGGTCGCGCTCCACACCGAGGCACCGACCGCGTCCGGACCCGATCCCGACCACCGTCCCGAGCAACCCTCCGAAGAACCTGCCGAAGGGGCTGAGAAGTGA
- the ccsB gene encoding c-type cytochrome biogenesis protein CcsB translates to MNLAAATNENLANISNTLIYSSMAVYTLAFFAHIAEWVFGSRSKVGRTAAALKKDSATGPAVKVQAAQKGGTAVLERPQVVTRSAAGSRDVPDGPGAAGGTFKGDLWGRIAVSLTVVAFAVQAGGVVARALSVQRAPWGNMYEFSITFSTVAVGAYLILLALRKNVRWIGLMLVTTVLLDLGIATTTLYTDSDQLVPALHSYWLWIHVSTAIICGAVFYLGAVGTLLYLFRDSYENKIASGGTPGKFATSVMERLPAAKSLDTFAYRINAAVFPLWTFTIIAGAIWAGDAWGRYWGWDPKEVWSFITWVAYAAYLHARATAGWKGRKAAYLALVAFGCWLFNYYGVNIFVTGKHSYAGV, encoded by the coding sequence GTGAATCTCGCCGCCGCAACCAACGAGAATCTGGCGAACATCAGCAACACGCTGATCTATTCGTCGATGGCCGTCTACACCCTGGCCTTCTTCGCGCACATCGCGGAGTGGGTGTTCGGCAGCCGGAGCAAGGTCGGCCGCACGGCCGCCGCGCTCAAGAAGGACTCGGCCACCGGTCCGGCGGTGAAGGTGCAGGCCGCGCAGAAGGGCGGCACCGCCGTGCTGGAGCGCCCCCAGGTCGTGACGCGTTCCGCCGCCGGTTCCCGGGACGTCCCGGACGGCCCCGGTGCGGCCGGCGGCACCTTCAAGGGTGACCTGTGGGGGCGTATCGCGGTCTCCCTGACCGTCGTCGCCTTCGCGGTCCAGGCGGGTGGAGTCGTCGCACGCGCCCTGTCGGTGCAGCGGGCCCCCTGGGGCAACATGTACGAGTTCTCGATCACCTTCTCCACCGTGGCGGTCGGCGCGTACCTGATCCTCCTGGCGCTGAGGAAGAACGTCCGCTGGATCGGTCTGATGCTGGTCACCACGGTCCTGCTGGACCTGGGCATCGCGACGACCACGCTGTACACCGACAGCGACCAGCTGGTCCCCGCGCTGCACTCCTACTGGCTGTGGATCCACGTCTCCACCGCCATCATCTGCGGCGCCGTCTTCTACCTGGGCGCCGTCGGCACGCTGCTCTACCTGTTCCGCGACAGCTACGAGAACAAGATCGCGAGCGGCGGCACGCCCGGGAAGTTCGCGACCTCCGTCATGGAGCGGCTGCCTGCCGCGAAGTCCCTGGACACCTTCGCCTACCGCATCAACGCCGCCGTCTTCCCGCTGTGGACGTTCACGATCATCGCGGGCGCGATCTGGGCGGGCGACGCCTGGGGCCGCTACTGGGGCTGGGACCCCAAGGAGGTCTGGTCCTTCATCACCTGGGTCGCGTACGCCGCCTACCTGCACGCCCGCGCGACGGCCGGCTGGAAGGGCCGCAAGGCCGCCTACCTGGCGCTGGTCGCCTTCGGCTGCTGGCTCTTCAACTACTACGGCGTGAACATCTTCGTCACCGGCAAGCACTCCTACGCCGGAGTCTGA
- a CDS encoding aldehyde dehydrogenase family protein → MSAAAESPAEVVARLRATFRTGRTRDLAWRTTQLTRLRALLTERGDELAEALRADLGKSRKESYRTEIDFTVREIDHTLERLEEWLRPEPAPVPAVLAGATAHTVQDPLGVVLVIAPWNYPVQLLLAPVVGALAAGNTVVAKPSELAPATSAAVARLLPEYLDTDAVAVVEGAVPETTALLAEHFDHIFYTGNGTVGRIVMTAAAKHLTPVTLELGGKSPVFVDRDTDLKTVAARLASGKFLNAGQTCVAPDYVLTDPETAPALADALSAAVEGLFGQDASTSPEYGRIVNERHFDRLVGLLDSGRTVTGGAHDRDEKYIAPTVLADVSPDSPVMGEEIFGPVLPIVTVDGLDEAIGFINDRDKPLALYAFTQDQAVRERLLTETSSGGVGVGLPLAHLTVSDLPFGGVGESGMGNYHGRYSLETFSHRKAVLDTPLG, encoded by the coding sequence GTGAGCGCCGCCGCAGAGTCCCCGGCGGAGGTCGTCGCCCGGCTCCGTGCCACCTTCCGCACCGGCCGCACCAGGGACCTCGCCTGGCGCACCACCCAGCTGACGCGGCTGCGCGCCCTGCTCACCGAGCGCGGCGACGAACTGGCCGAGGCGCTCCGGGCCGACCTCGGCAAGAGCCGCAAGGAGTCCTACCGGACCGAGATCGACTTCACGGTCCGGGAGATCGACCACACCCTGGAACGCCTGGAGGAGTGGCTGCGGCCCGAGCCCGCCCCCGTACCGGCGGTCCTCGCGGGCGCCACCGCCCACACCGTGCAGGACCCGCTCGGCGTCGTCCTCGTCATCGCCCCGTGGAACTACCCGGTGCAGCTGCTGCTCGCCCCCGTCGTGGGTGCGCTGGCCGCGGGCAACACGGTCGTCGCCAAGCCCAGCGAACTGGCACCCGCGACCTCCGCCGCGGTGGCCCGGCTGCTGCCGGAGTACCTGGACACGGACGCCGTCGCCGTGGTGGAGGGCGCGGTACCGGAGACCACCGCGCTGCTGGCCGAGCACTTCGACCACATCTTCTACACCGGCAACGGCACGGTCGGCAGGATCGTCATGACCGCCGCGGCGAAGCACCTCACGCCGGTGACCCTCGAACTGGGCGGCAAGTCGCCGGTGTTCGTGGACCGCGACACGGACCTGAAGACGGTGGCCGCCCGGCTGGCCTCCGGGAAGTTCCTCAACGCCGGCCAGACATGTGTCGCGCCCGACTACGTCCTGACCGACCCGGAGACCGCCCCGGCCCTGGCGGACGCACTCTCGGCCGCGGTCGAGGGCCTGTTCGGCCAGGACGCGTCCACCAGCCCGGAGTACGGCCGGATCGTGAACGAGCGCCACTTCGACCGGCTGGTCGGCCTCCTGGACTCCGGCCGCACGGTGACGGGCGGGGCCCACGACCGGGACGAGAAGTACATCGCCCCGACCGTGCTGGCCGATGTCTCTCCCGACTCCCCCGTGATGGGCGAGGAGATCTTCGGCCCGGTGCTGCCGATCGTCACCGTGGACGGGCTCGACGAGGCCATCGGCTTCATCAACGACCGTGACAAGCCGCTGGCCCTGTACGCGTTCACCCAGGACCAGGCCGTGCGGGAACGGCTGCTGACCGAGACCTCCTCGGGCGGCGTGGGCGTGGGTCTGCCGCTCGCCCATCTGACCGTCTCGGACCTGCCCTTCGGCGGGGTCGGCGAGAGCGGCATGGGCAACTACCACGGCCGGTACTCCCTGGAGACGTTCAGCCACCGCAAGGCGGTCCTGGACACCCCGCTCGGCTGA
- a CDS encoding type 1 glutamine amidotransferase domain-containing protein, with the protein MPSVLFVLTGADHWTLNDGTAHPTGFWAEELAAPHRVFTQAGFDITVATPGGVAPTVDTASLAAEANGGQEQADAVASYLAAIDETLRIPARLEDIVPTSYDIVFYPGGHGPMEDLAVSEVSGRLLTSALDSGTHVAVLCHAPAALLPARREDGSWPFAGYRMTGFSNAEETQAGLADKAPWLLENRLVELGADYASAEPWAVHTVHDRNLHTGQNPASSEQLAREIVAAL; encoded by the coding sequence ATGCCCTCCGTACTCTTCGTCCTCACCGGTGCCGACCACTGGACCCTCAACGACGGCACCGCCCATCCCACCGGCTTCTGGGCGGAGGAACTCGCCGCCCCGCACCGCGTCTTCACCCAGGCCGGCTTCGACATCACCGTCGCCACCCCCGGCGGCGTGGCGCCCACGGTCGACACCGCCAGCCTCGCCGCCGAGGCGAACGGCGGCCAGGAGCAGGCCGACGCCGTGGCCTCCTACCTCGCCGCGATCGACGAGACGCTGCGCATCCCCGCCCGCCTCGAGGACATCGTGCCCACGTCCTACGACATCGTCTTCTACCCCGGCGGCCACGGCCCCATGGAGGACCTGGCCGTCAGCGAGGTGTCCGGCCGGCTGCTGACCTCCGCGCTGGACTCCGGCACCCACGTCGCCGTCCTGTGCCACGCGCCCGCCGCCCTGCTGCCCGCCCGCCGCGAGGACGGCAGCTGGCCGTTCGCCGGCTACCGCATGACCGGCTTCAGCAACGCCGAGGAGACCCAGGCGGGCCTCGCCGACAAGGCGCCGTGGCTGCTGGAGAACCGTCTGGTGGAGCTCGGCGCCGACTACGCCTCGGCCGAGCCCTGGGCGGTCCACACCGTGCACGACCGCAACCTGCACACCGGTCAGAACCCGGCCTCCTCCGAGCAGCTGGCGCGCGAGATCGTGGCCGCCCTGTGA
- a CDS encoding MarR family winged helix-turn-helix transcriptional regulator — protein MTTEPAPRAVPTPDELLEPLAVVVRGHHDDLTAVAGRHGLSTSQARALIALNEPMPMSALASHLVCDASNATGLIGRMEARGLVTRTPAPGDRRSKVAARTEEGTELAHRIRAEMRVVHGALEALTPQERTALLPLLQRLGRLLSS, from the coding sequence ATGACGACGGAACCCGCACCCCGCGCCGTCCCTACTCCGGACGAACTGCTGGAACCCCTCGCAGTCGTCGTCCGCGGCCACCACGACGACCTCACCGCCGTCGCCGGTCGTCACGGCCTCAGTACCTCGCAGGCCCGCGCGCTGATCGCCCTCAACGAGCCCATGCCCATGAGCGCGCTGGCCAGTCATCTGGTGTGTGACGCGTCCAACGCCACGGGGCTCATCGGCCGCATGGAGGCCCGAGGCCTGGTGACACGCACCCCGGCGCCCGGCGACCGCCGTTCCAAGGTGGCCGCGCGCACCGAGGAGGGCACCGAGCTGGCGCACCGCATCCGCGCCGAGATGCGGGTGGTGCACGGCGCCCTGGAGGCCCTCACCCCGCAGGAGCGCACGGCTCTGCTGCCCCTGCTCCAGCGGCTGGGGCGACTGCTGTCCTCATGA
- a CDS encoding PLD nuclease N-terminal domain-containing protein: MLRALIYLLPLALTIFAFIDCLNTPEDEAKHLPKIAWVFIILLFWIVGPIVWLAAGKMRHAPEGGRTPSEWHRRQRTTWVAPDDNPDFLKSLKDENKKDESLLKDWEADLRRREEEIKRRESGTGPEDPTPPAAS, translated from the coding sequence ATGCTCAGGGCCTTGATCTACCTTCTGCCGCTGGCGCTGACGATCTTCGCGTTCATCGACTGCCTGAACACGCCTGAGGACGAGGCGAAGCACCTGCCGAAGATCGCCTGGGTCTTCATCATCCTGCTGTTCTGGATCGTCGGGCCGATCGTCTGGCTCGCCGCGGGCAAGATGCGCCACGCGCCCGAGGGCGGCCGCACCCCTTCGGAGTGGCACCGCAGGCAGCGCACCACCTGGGTGGCGCCCGACGACAATCCCGACTTCCTCAAGTCGCTGAAGGACGAGAACAAGAAGGACGAGTCGCTCCTCAAGGACTGGGAGGCGGACCTGCGCCGCCGCGAGGAGGAGATCAAGCGCCGGGAGAGCGGCACGGGTCCCGAGGACCCGACCCCGCCGGCGGCCTCATGA
- a CDS encoding menaquinone biosynthesis decarboxylase, with product MAYDDLRSLLRALEREGDLKRIKAEVDPYLEVGEIVDRVNKAGGPALLFENVKGASMPLAMNVFGTDRRLLKALGLKSYAEISDRIGGLLKPELPQGFVGIREAFGKLGSVSHLPPKKVKSDSAPVQEVVLTGDDVDLDQLPALFTWPEDGGSFFNLGLTHTKDPETGIRNLGLYRLQRHDRRTIGMHWQIHKDSRNHYQVAARRGEKLPVAIAFGAPPAVTYASTAPLPGDIDEYLFAGFVQGKRIEMVDCKTVPLQVPAQAEVVIEGWLEPGEMLPEGPFGDHTGFYTPQEPFPALKIDCVTMRKRPLLQSIVVGRPPTEDGPLGRATERFFLPLLKIIVPDIVDYHLPEAGGFHNCAIVSIDKKYPKHAQKVMSAIWGAHMMSLTKLIVVVDSDCDVHDLHEVAWRALGNTDYARDLTVTEGPVDHLDHASYQQFWGGKAGIDATRKLPEEGYTRDGGWPEMVESDPETAAKVDRRWKEYGL from the coding sequence ATGGCTTACGACGATCTTCGCTCCCTGCTCCGTGCTCTGGAGCGCGAGGGCGATCTCAAGCGCATCAAGGCCGAGGTCGACCCGTACCTGGAGGTCGGCGAGATCGTCGACCGGGTGAACAAGGCGGGCGGGCCCGCGCTGCTCTTCGAGAACGTCAAGGGGGCGTCCATGCCCCTGGCCATGAACGTCTTCGGGACGGACCGGCGGCTGCTCAAGGCGCTCGGGCTGAAGTCCTACGCCGAGATCAGCGACAGGATCGGCGGTCTGCTCAAGCCGGAGCTGCCGCAGGGGTTCGTCGGGATCCGTGAGGCGTTCGGGAAGCTCGGGTCGGTGAGCCACCTGCCGCCGAAGAAGGTGAAGTCCGACAGCGCCCCCGTCCAGGAGGTCGTGCTGACCGGCGACGACGTGGACCTCGACCAGCTGCCCGCGCTCTTCACCTGGCCCGAGGACGGCGGCTCCTTCTTCAACCTCGGTCTCACGCACACCAAGGACCCGGAGACGGGTATCCGCAACCTCGGGCTCTACCGGCTCCAGCGCCACGACAGGCGCACCATCGGGATGCACTGGCAGATCCACAAGGACAGCCGCAACCACTACCAGGTGGCCGCCAGGCGGGGTGAGAAGCTGCCCGTCGCCATCGCGTTCGGGGCCCCGCCCGCGGTCACGTACGCCTCCACGGCGCCGCTGCCGGGGGACATCGACGAGTACCTCTTCGCCGGCTTCGTCCAGGGCAAGCGGATCGAGATGGTCGACTGCAAGACCGTTCCGCTCCAGGTCCCGGCGCAGGCCGAGGTCGTCATCGAGGGCTGGCTGGAGCCGGGCGAGATGCTGCCCGAGGGGCCGTTCGGCGACCACACCGGCTTCTACACCCCGCAGGAGCCCTTCCCCGCGCTGAAGATCGACTGCGTGACGATGCGGAAGCGTCCGCTGCTCCAGTCGATCGTCGTGGGCCGGCCGCCCACCGAGGACGGCCCGCTGGGGCGGGCGACCGAGCGGTTCTTCCTGCCCCTGCTCAAGATCATCGTCCCGGACATCGTGGACTACCACCTGCCGGAGGCGGGCGGCTTCCACAACTGCGCGATCGTCTCGATCGACAAGAAGTACCCGAAGCACGCCCAGAAGGTCATGAGCGCCATCTGGGGGGCGCACATGATGTCGCTGACCAAGCTGATCGTGGTCGTGGACTCCGACTGCGACGTCCACGATCTGCACGAGGTCGCCTGGCGTGCGCTCGGGAACACCGACTACGCGCGGGACCTGACGGTCACCGAAGGCCCGGTCGACCATCTCGACCACGCCTCCTACCAGCAGTTCTGGGGTGGCAAGGCGGGCATCGACGCGACGCGCAAGCTGCCCGAGGAGGGGTACACGCGGGACGGAGGCTGGCCGGAGATGGTCGAGTCCGACCCGGAGACGGCGGCGAAGGTCGACCGCCGGTGGAAGGAGTACGGCCTGTGA
- the mqnP gene encoding menaquinone biosynthesis prenyltransferase MqnP, with amino-acid sequence MSASASAAAVPQPRGKSRAFLRLVMIEHSVFALPFAYIAALTAMFRLDGNIHWGTLLLVTIAMVGLRTFAMAANRIIDREIDARNPRTEGRELVTGAVTVRSAWTGAIVALAFFLGAAALLNPLCLILAPVAVVPMVVYPYGKRFTNFPHAILGLAQAIGPIGAWLAVTGSWSWDAVILGLAVGIWIGGFDLIFACQDVRADRAHGVLSFPARFGIPAALWGARVCHVVTTGLLVWFGLATDAEIFYWIGMVIVAVAFVYEHRVVRPHDLSRLNRAFFSVNGFIGIALFACALLDLLVRGLTP; translated from the coding sequence GTGAGTGCATCGGCCTCGGCGGCTGCTGTCCCGCAGCCGCGCGGCAAGTCCCGCGCGTTCCTGCGGCTGGTGATGATCGAGCACTCGGTCTTCGCGCTGCCCTTCGCCTACATCGCCGCGCTGACCGCGATGTTCAGGCTGGACGGGAACATCCACTGGGGCACGCTGCTGCTCGTGACCATCGCGATGGTCGGACTGCGTACCTTCGCGATGGCCGCCAACCGGATCATCGACCGGGAGATCGACGCCCGTAATCCGCGCACGGAGGGCCGGGAGCTCGTGACCGGCGCGGTCACGGTGAGGTCCGCGTGGACCGGGGCGATCGTCGCGCTCGCCTTCTTCCTCGGTGCCGCGGCCCTGCTGAACCCCCTGTGCCTGATCCTGGCACCCGTGGCGGTCGTGCCGATGGTCGTCTACCCGTACGGCAAGCGGTTCACGAACTTCCCGCACGCGATCCTGGGCCTCGCCCAGGCCATCGGCCCGATCGGTGCCTGGCTGGCGGTCACCGGCAGCTGGTCGTGGGACGCGGTGATCCTGGGGCTCGCCGTCGGCATCTGGATCGGCGGGTTCGACCTGATCTTCGCCTGCCAGGACGTGCGGGCCGACCGCGCCCACGGAGTGCTCTCCTTCCCCGCCCGCTTCGGCATCCCCGCCGCGCTCTGGGGCGCGCGGGTCTGCCACGTGGTGACGACCGGGCTGCTGGTGTGGTTCGGGCTGGCGACGGACGCGGAGATCTTCTACTGGATCGGCATGGTGATCGTCGCCGTCGCCTTCGTGTACGAGCACCGGGTCGTGCGGCCGCACGACCTGTCCCGGCTGAACCGGGCGTTCTTCTCGGTCAACGGCTTCATCGGGATCGCGCTCTTCGCCTGCGCCCTGCTCGACCTGCTGGTGCGCGGTCTCACACCGTGA
- a CDS encoding rhomboid family intramembrane serine protease: MPVTRTSATARAVTAGVVMLAWIALLWLLEGIDTATGHSLDTYGVSPRDPAELADIVPSAFLHSGWEHVASNSVPLLVLGFIAALGGLGRFAAVVLVVIVTSGLGVWLTAPANTVTLGASGVVFGLFGYLLVRGFVDRRPLDVVIGVVIAAVYGSLLWGVLPTESGISWQGHLFGLIGGVVAAFAFRRPRRPREPYDYVTV; encoded by the coding sequence ATGCCGGTCACACGCACGAGCGCCACCGCACGGGCCGTCACGGCCGGCGTCGTCATGCTCGCCTGGATCGCGCTGCTGTGGCTGCTGGAGGGCATCGACACGGCGACGGGCCACTCCCTCGACACCTACGGCGTCAGTCCGCGCGATCCCGCCGAGCTGGCCGACATCGTGCCGTCCGCGTTCCTGCACAGCGGCTGGGAACACGTGGCGTCCAACAGCGTCCCGCTGCTGGTCCTCGGCTTCATCGCCGCGCTGGGCGGCCTGGGCAGGTTCGCGGCCGTGGTCCTGGTGGTCATCGTGACGTCCGGCCTCGGCGTCTGGCTGACCGCGCCCGCGAACACCGTGACGCTCGGCGCGTCCGGTGTGGTCTTCGGACTCTTCGGCTATCTGCTGGTCCGCGGCTTCGTGGACCGCCGCCCGCTGGACGTGGTCATCGGCGTGGTGATCGCCGCGGTCTACGGCTCACTGCTCTGGGGCGTCCTGCCGACCGAGTCCGGCATCAGCTGGCAGGGCCATCTCTTCGGCCTCATAGGCGGGGTGGTGGCGGCGTTCGCCTTCCGCCGCCCCCGCCGCCCCCGGGAGCCGTACGACTACGTCACGGTGTGA
- a CDS encoding UbiX family flavin prenyltransferase, whose amino-acid sequence MSGASGTPFAASVLRGLLAAGESVDLVVSRASRLTLLDETGISYRDAHWQEDLRSWLSRGADGKPDTYRPDIGEVRHWAAGDLAAGPSSGSYPAKGMLIVPASTACVAGVALGLSKDLLQRAASVTLKERRKLVVAVRETPLSGSTLKQMVALDEAGAVVLPASPGFYAGATHIQDLVDFVAGRVLDAAGVPHQLYRRWEGELGGASRG is encoded by the coding sequence GTGTCGGGCGCATCGGGCACACCCTTCGCTGCCTCGGTGCTGCGTGGGCTGCTTGCTGCGGGGGAGAGCGTCGATCTCGTGGTGAGCCGCGCCTCGCGGCTGACGCTCCTGGACGAGACGGGTATCTCCTACCGGGACGCCCACTGGCAGGAGGACCTGCGCAGCTGGCTGTCGCGGGGTGCCGACGGGAAGCCGGACACCTACCGGCCGGACATCGGCGAGGTGCGCCACTGGGCGGCGGGGGACCTCGCGGCCGGGCCGTCCTCGGGGTCGTACCCGGCGAAGGGGATGCTGATCGTCCCGGCGTCGACGGCGTGTGTCGCCGGGGTCGCGCTCGGGCTCTCGAAGGACCTGCTCCAGCGTGCCGCGAGCGTGACGCTCAAGGAGCGGCGGAAGCTGGTCGTCGCCGTCCGTGAGACTCCGCTCAGCGGTTCGACGCTCAAGCAGATGGTGGCGCTGGACGAGGCGGGCGCGGTCGTGCTGCCCGCCTCTCCGGGTTTCTACGCGGGGGCGACGCACATCCAGGACCTGGTGGACTTCGTCGCCGGGCGGGTGCTGGACGCGGCGGGTGTGCCGCACCAGCTGTACCGCCGGTGGGAGGGGGAGCTCGGTGGCGCCTCCCGGGGCTGA
- a CDS encoding Lrp/AsnC family transcriptional regulator, giving the protein MDAVDRQLIQALRENGRASYAELGRLVGLSGPSVTDRINRLETAGVITGYRATVDSASLGLGVTALIGISLSDAADHEDVAHRLKDLAEIEDCWFIAGDDSFMLKVRVGDVDGLERTIRRLSGTKGVSRTRTTVVLSTKWENRVGELPEEV; this is encoded by the coding sequence ATGGACGCGGTGGACAGGCAGCTCATCCAGGCCCTCAGGGAGAACGGCAGGGCCTCGTATGCCGAGCTGGGACGGCTCGTAGGGCTCTCCGGGCCCAGCGTCACCGACCGCATCAACCGGCTGGAAACCGCCGGGGTCATCACCGGCTACCGCGCGACCGTGGACTCCGCCTCGCTGGGGCTGGGCGTCACCGCGCTGATCGGCATCTCGCTCTCCGACGCCGCCGACCACGAGGACGTGGCGCACCGGCTGAAGGACCTCGCGGAGATCGAGGACTGCTGGTTCATCGCGGGCGACGACTCGTTCATGCTCAAGGTCCGGGTCGGTGACGTGGACGGCCTGGAGAGGACGATCCGCCGGCTCAGCGGCACCAAGGGGGTCTCCCGGACCCGCACCACGGTCGTCCTCTCCACCAAGTGGGAGAACAGGGTCGGAGAGCTCCCCGAAGAGGTGTGA